The Puntigrus tetrazona isolate hp1 unplaced genomic scaffold, ASM1883169v1 S000000401, whole genome shotgun sequence genome includes a window with the following:
- the LOC122333877 gene encoding rhodopsin, giving the protein MEVQDWIESSIRAFFCLTGITGNFWLGLRSLPKSRSQVRPNDVLFINLAASNLITNCLVDLPDTLAQFLNSWFMGKNYCGVLQFSSDLSETSSIFTTMFISMYWHQKLVGSIRRGGAPVQMDNMRLVVLLLAGSWMVALMFSVPHFFIAEHDGNETLEVCEERFPTPAEKKSFDALYLILANVVPLVGITYASVQIVLTLLRSQKRITDHSKGRNAPPTEENADKKSKVGNTVANQQVRSNPSSSNQIRAAKSVVAVATIFIVCWLTHLVLRIYSSFRNSILAVKLTNFIGASYTCFVPYVYLHGVKKLNCSWR; this is encoded by the coding sequence ATGGAGGTCCAAGACTGGATTGAATCATCAATCCGAGCGTTTTTCTGCTTGACCGGCATTACGGGGAACTTCTGGCTGGGTTTGCGTTCTCTTCCCAAATCTAGATCTCAAGTGCGACCCAACGACGTCCTCTTCATTAACCTGGCAGCGTCCAATCTGATCACAAACTGCCTGGTGGATCTTCCAGACACGCTGGCGCAGTTTCTCAACAGCTGGTTCATGGGGAAAAACTACTGCGGCGTGCTTCAGTTCTCATCCGATCTCTCGGAGACCAGCAGCATCTTCACCACCATGTTCATCAGCATGTACTGGCACCAGAAGCTGGTGGGCTCCATCAGACGCGGAGGAGCTCCGGTGCAGATGGATAACATGAGGTTAGTCGTCCTGTTGCTCGCCGGGAGCTGGATGGTGGCGTTGATGTTCAGCGTGCCCCACTTTTTCATCGCGGAGCACGATGGGAACGAGACTTTGGAAGTCTGCGAAGAGCGTTTCCCGACGCCCGCGGAGAAGAAGTCCTTCGATGCTCTGTATCTGATTCTGGCCAACGTGGTCCCGCTTGTCGGGATCACGTATGCGAGCGTGCAGATCGTCTTGACGCTGCTCCGGAGTCAAAAACGAATCACGGACCACTCCAAAGGAAGAAATGCACCACCTACGGAAGAAAACGCGGACAAAAAGTCTAAAGTCGGGAATACCGTCGCCAACCAGCAGGTCAGATCCAATCCGTCTTCGAGCAACCAGATCCGAGCGGCCAAAAGCGTGGTTGCGGTCGCCACCATCTTCATCGTCTGCTGGTTGACTCACCTCGTTCTCCGCATCTACAGCAGCTTCAGAAACTCAATCCTGGCTGTCAAACTCACCAATTTTATAGGAGCGTCTTACACCTGTTTCGTCCCGTACGTCTACCTGCACGGCGTCAAGAAACTCAACTGCTCGTGGCGGTAG